The following coding sequences are from one Rhineura floridana isolate rRhiFlo1 chromosome 2, rRhiFlo1.hap2, whole genome shotgun sequence window:
- the LOC133376718 gene encoding dnaJ homolog subfamily B member 2-like has protein sequence MVDYYQALDIPQTASADEVKKAYKKNALKWHPDKNPGKKEYAEKKFKEIAEAYEVLSDNYKRDLYDLYGLEGLIGLSTGTGLYQSTTGTPDLMFTFRDAEEVFREFFEGQDPFNELLEELSPFTDRQGGMSQWAMPGGGTYSYCSYSSPGQTDFFTTFGPGAELGIGFRSISTSTMYINGKRITTRRILEHGQETVEIDEDGELKVAEVHDLTNNLKARVELIQQKQPEILHSATGIPTPPRPQSAGFSFAHPENEDKELHRATMAYSLSEMENVGQHVAGSSHSSKKRRGSSRRPCKRNQGPSEEVAAPFPIRAKSPGAGDNMKEEKEDKPVEGPKARGSTEAPKKSQLVVPGPEENDSVLSDMRSFAEVMSSKGDYVSTCTKYLSLC, from the exons ATGGTCGATTACTACCAAGCACTGGACATCCCTCAAACTGCCTCCGCAGATGAAGTTAAAAAGGC GTACAAGAAGAATGCACTGAAATGGCACCCAGATAAAAACCCAGGGAAGAAGGAATATGCGGAGAAGAAGTTCAAGGAGATAGCAGAAGCATATGAAGTGCTATCAGACA ATTATAAGCGTGACCTTTATGACCTCTATGGGCTTGAGGGTCTTATAGGCCTAAGCACAG GTACTGGGCTTTATCAGAGCACAACTGGGACTCCTGACCTCATGTTCACCTTTCGCGACGCAGAGGAGGTCTTCAGGGAATTTTTCGAAGGACAAGATCCTTTCAATGAACTCCTTG AGGAGTTGTCTCCATTTACAGATCGTCAAGGAGGAATGTCCCAGTGGGCCATGCCAGGGGGTGGCACCTACTCTTATTGCTCCTATAGCTCTCCAGGCCAGACAG ATTTCTTCACTACCTTTGGGCCCGGTGCTGAATTGGGAATTGGCTTCCGCTCTATCTCCACATCTACTATGTACATCAATGGCAAACGGATAACCACCAGGAG GATTCTGGAACATGGACAGGAAACAGTGGAGATTGATGAGGAtggggagctcaaagtggcagaAGTGCATG ACCTCACCAACAACTTGAAGGCCAGGGTGGAACTCATCCAGCAGAAACAACCTGAGATCCTGCACTCTGCCACTGGCATCCCAACTCCTCCACGCCCACAGAGCGCTGGGTTCTCTTTTGCCCACCCTGAGAACGAAGACAAGGAACTGCACCGGGCCACTATGGCCTATAGCCTGTCTGAGATGGAGAATGTGGGGCAGCATGTGGCAGGATCCTCTCACAGCTCCAAGAAGAGACGTGGCAGCAGCCGGCGGCCATGCAAAAGGAACCAGGGGCCCAGTGAGGAAGTGGCTGCTCCCTTCCCCATCAGAGCCAAGAGTCCAGGTGCAGGAGACaacatgaaggaggagaaggaagacaaGCCAGTGGAAGGCCCAAAGGCCAGAGGCAGCACAGAAGCACCAAAAAAGAGCCAGCTTGTTGTGCCAGGCCCTGAGGAGAATGACTCGGTCCTCAGCGACATGCG GTCTTTTGCTGAAGTGATGTCATCCAAAGGTGACTACGTCTCCACGTGTACAAAGTACCTGTCTCTCTGTTGA